The Ruania alba genome has a window encoding:
- a CDS encoding MFS transporter, with the protein MPPPADARARRAAALVFATFTLNGFTFANWLSRIPTIRDELHLSEGQLGLIILVGSLGSLLAMPLTGRVIGRIGARASVAIAAAVAAVGLTLGVTGVATGAVWLLVCGLFVATMGIGGWDVAMNYAGTVVERALDRAIMPWFHGGFSIGTVFGAGVGALVIRAGIGVPLHVLTVIGVALIAVIVCTRGFLPDRAPAADSPEDPDGAARRGPGTSYLRVWFEPRTLMVGLVVLAAALTEGAANDWLALAVVDGFGAPNEVGAVGLAIFLVGMTVMRFLGTALLNRFGRVAVLRLCTALAIIGLGMFALVPWLPLALVGAVLWGMGAALGFPVGMSAASDDPAKAAARLSVVSTIGYAAFLIGPGFIGLLADSIGTRNALLAIMVPLIVGLLVIPAARPLPEHDDHDAADQPSPADESR; encoded by the coding sequence ATGCCTCCTCCTGCTGACGCCCGTGCGCGCCGGGCTGCTGCCCTGGTCTTCGCCACGTTCACCCTGAACGGCTTCACCTTCGCGAACTGGCTCTCCCGCATCCCCACGATCCGGGACGAGCTGCACCTGTCCGAGGGCCAGCTGGGTCTGATCATCCTGGTCGGGTCACTCGGCTCGCTGCTGGCGATGCCGCTGACCGGACGGGTGATCGGGCGGATCGGCGCACGAGCCAGCGTGGCGATCGCGGCTGCTGTTGCCGCCGTCGGCCTGACGCTCGGCGTGACCGGTGTGGCCACGGGCGCGGTGTGGTTGCTGGTCTGTGGGCTGTTCGTGGCCACCATGGGGATCGGTGGCTGGGATGTCGCGATGAACTATGCCGGCACCGTCGTGGAGCGGGCGCTCGATCGCGCGATCATGCCGTGGTTCCACGGCGGGTTCTCCATCGGCACCGTCTTCGGTGCCGGCGTCGGCGCACTGGTGATCCGCGCCGGGATCGGGGTACCGCTGCACGTGCTCACCGTGATCGGCGTGGCACTGATCGCCGTGATCGTCTGTACCCGCGGATTCCTCCCGGATCGCGCCCCGGCGGCCGACTCACCCGAGGACCCCGACGGCGCCGCCCGCCGTGGCCCGGGCACCTCCTACCTGCGGGTCTGGTTCGAGCCGCGCACCCTGATGGTGGGGCTGGTGGTCCTTGCGGCCGCACTGACCGAGGGGGCTGCGAACGACTGGCTCGCGCTCGCCGTCGTGGACGGTTTCGGCGCTCCGAACGAGGTCGGTGCCGTCGGCCTGGCGATCTTCCTGGTCGGGATGACGGTGATGCGCTTCCTGGGCACCGCCCTGTTGAACCGGTTCGGCCGTGTCGCAGTGCTCCGGCTGTGCACGGCGCTGGCGATCATCGGGCTCGGCATGTTCGCCCTCGTCCCGTGGTTGCCGCTGGCCCTCGTCGGGGCAGTGCTGTGGGGGATGGGTGCTGCCCTGGGGTTCCCGGTCGGAATGAGCGCGGCCTCGGACGACCCGGCCAAGGCTGCGGCACGACTGTCGGTGGTCTCCACCATCGGCTACGCCGCGTTCCTGATCGGGCCCGGGTTCATCGGACTCCTGGCCGACTCGATCGGAACCAGGAATGCCCTCCTGGCCATCATGGTGCCGTTGATCGTCGGACTGCTGGTGATCCCCGCGGCACGTCCGCTCCCGGAACACGACGATCACGACGCCGCCGATCAGCCCAGTCCGGCCGATGAATCTCGCTGA
- a CDS encoding UDP-N-acetylmuramate dehydrogenase — MTPQPPTTGTALPRLADLTTFRVGGPAAQFVDAASEEELVQTIAAADRAGEPLLVLGGGSNMLVADEGFAGVVVRDARRGITVESQDSCGGAAVRVTAGQPWDDVVLRAVAEGWRGIEALSGIPGSTGATPVQNVGAYGQEVAEVISTVRTWDRAAGKVRTLARSELGFGYRSSVLKDSFGDDGTGTSWRPTPRYVVLDVGFQFALADTSAPVRYPELASALGVSLGERAASAEVRDAVLSLRQGKGMVLDEADHDTWSAGSFFTNPVLSADRAARLPADAPRFPAGEQVKTSAAWLISRAGFAKGYGSPGPAALSTKHVLALTNTGGATAAELLALAREVRDGVRNRFDIVLAPEPVLVGTSL, encoded by the coding sequence ATGACCCCCCAGCCCCCGACCACCGGAACCGCGCTGCCGCGGCTGGCGGACCTGACCACGTTCCGCGTCGGGGGTCCGGCTGCCCAGTTCGTGGACGCTGCATCTGAGGAGGAGCTCGTCCAGACCATCGCAGCAGCTGATCGTGCCGGCGAACCGCTGCTCGTGCTCGGCGGCGGCTCCAACATGCTCGTCGCCGACGAGGGCTTCGCGGGTGTCGTCGTACGAGACGCCCGCCGCGGCATCACCGTCGAGAGCCAGGACAGCTGCGGCGGGGCCGCCGTCCGGGTCACGGCTGGCCAGCCCTGGGACGACGTCGTGCTCCGAGCGGTCGCCGAAGGCTGGCGCGGGATCGAGGCGCTCTCCGGCATCCCGGGGTCGACCGGCGCCACCCCGGTGCAGAACGTCGGCGCCTACGGGCAGGAGGTCGCCGAGGTGATCTCCACGGTGCGTACCTGGGACCGGGCTGCCGGGAAAGTCCGGACGCTGGCCCGCTCCGAACTCGGCTTCGGCTACCGCAGCTCCGTGCTCAAGGACTCCTTCGGCGACGATGGCACTGGCACGTCCTGGCGCCCCACGCCCCGCTATGTGGTCCTCGATGTCGGGTTCCAATTCGCGCTGGCCGACACCAGCGCACCCGTGCGCTACCCGGAACTGGCCTCGGCGCTCGGCGTCTCCTTGGGTGAACGTGCCGCGTCAGCCGAGGTGCGTGACGCCGTCCTGAGCTTGCGGCAGGGAAAGGGCATGGTGCTCGACGAGGCCGACCACGACACCTGGAGTGCCGGTTCGTTCTTCACCAACCCGGTGCTCAGCGCCGACCGGGCGGCTCGCCTACCCGCCGATGCCCCACGCTTCCCGGCGGGGGAGCAGGTGAAGACCAGTGCCGCCTGGCTGATCTCCCGGGCCGGCTTCGCCAAGGGGTACGGGTCGCCCGGACCCGCGGCACTCTCGACCAAGCACGTCCTTGCCCTGACCAACACCGGCGGTGCCACGGCCGCCGAGCTGCTCGCACTCGCCCGAGAGGTCCGTGACGGCGTCCGGAACAGGTTCGACATCGTGCTTGCTCCCGAGCCGGTGCTGGTGGGCACGAGCCTGTAG
- a CDS encoding adenosine deaminase, giving the protein MARDLRALPKAHLHLHFTGSMNAHTLSDLATEAGVQLPETLREAVAADALRLPANERGWFRFQRMYDAARAVVRSEAAMRRLVHEAARADADEGSRRLEIQVDPTSYAPFVGGITPALEIVTDAAREASAITGVEIGVIVASSRTRHPLDARTLARLAVRHAGDGPGEVIGFGLSNDERRGTTSEFGPAFRIAARAGLLLAPHGGELLGPDHVAEVVAHLHPDRLGHGVRAAEDPALLDRIVADGIGLEVCPASNVSLGVFSTAEQVPLRRLLTAGANIALGADDPLLFGSRLLAQYETARHVHGLTDAELAELARGSIRASRASQTSRTAMLADVDAWLAA; this is encoded by the coding sequence GTGGCACGTGACCTGCGAGCGCTCCCGAAGGCGCACCTGCACCTGCATTTCACCGGGTCGATGAACGCCCACACCCTGAGCGATCTCGCCACCGAGGCCGGGGTGCAGCTCCCGGAGACGCTCCGGGAGGCCGTCGCCGCCGATGCGCTGCGTCTACCTGCGAATGAACGGGGCTGGTTCCGGTTCCAACGGATGTACGACGCGGCTCGCGCGGTGGTGCGGTCCGAGGCAGCGATGCGCCGGCTCGTGCACGAGGCCGCCCGGGCCGATGCCGACGAGGGTTCTCGCCGCCTGGAGATCCAGGTGGACCCGACCTCCTACGCGCCATTCGTCGGCGGCATCACCCCGGCATTGGAGATCGTCACCGATGCCGCACGGGAGGCGAGCGCGATCACAGGCGTCGAGATCGGCGTCATCGTGGCTTCCTCGCGCACCCGGCATCCACTGGACGCACGCACCCTGGCGCGCCTCGCCGTCCGGCACGCCGGTGACGGACCGGGAGAGGTGATCGGTTTCGGTCTGAGCAACGATGAACGCCGCGGGACCACCTCGGAGTTCGGCCCGGCGTTCCGGATCGCCGCCCGTGCCGGGCTGCTGCTCGCCCCACACGGTGGGGAGTTGCTCGGACCGGATCACGTGGCCGAGGTGGTCGCCCACCTGCACCCGGACCGGCTTGGGCACGGCGTCCGTGCCGCCGAGGACCCGGCACTGCTGGACCGGATCGTCGCCGACGGGATAGGACTCGAGGTATGCCCGGCGTCGAACGTCTCCCTCGGAGTGTTCTCGACGGCGGAGCAGGTCCCACTACGGCGGCTGCTCACCGCGGGGGCGAACATCGCCCTCGGCGCTGACGACCCGCTGCTGTTCGGGTCGCGGCTGCTCGCCCAGTACGAGACCGCCCGGCACGTGCACGGCCTGACCGATGCCGAGCTCGCCGAGTTGGCCCGCGGGTCGATCCGCGCCAGCCGTGCAAGCCAGACCTCCCGGACGGCGATGCTCGCCGACGTGGACGCCTGGCTCGCGGCGTAG
- a CDS encoding phosphotransferase, whose amino-acid sequence MTTVTTLVPDDLTLLAGADADDLVRAAIGTDQAPADLAVEVDAVHHRPGIGVSAVYSVGYRTQGHTVREHFVASTATVPDAPSVAVLDNGAHQVRVWRRPDDPALPGLRAALDPVEVSRWLRDLDAGVAGEASGVRVQLLGYRPTRRAVIRAENGVTSASAFLKVLPPNRSARLIRRHQVLDDAGVPAPRVLGEPVPGVVVLAAMTGVPLAEAIAGASERPSDLPDPQELVTWLDGLPETVLSLPKRASWVDRIDFHAEAARAAQPASASLITELERGVHAILASRSAPDTVPTHGDFYEANVFTTRGRVCGAIDLDSLGPGAREDDLATMLGHLSVLPTLAPTRYPHVAELTEAWFASFARRVDPAVLAARAAAVVLSLVAGTNVELGRARLEVAGRWLARAQDERGSA is encoded by the coding sequence ATGACAACCGTGACCACGCTTGTGCCCGATGACCTGACCCTGCTCGCCGGGGCGGACGCGGACGACCTGGTGCGGGCCGCCATCGGTACGGACCAGGCGCCGGCCGACCTCGCCGTCGAGGTCGATGCCGTGCACCACCGGCCCGGGATCGGTGTGAGCGCGGTCTACTCGGTCGGCTACCGGACGCAGGGGCACACAGTCCGGGAGCACTTCGTGGCGAGCACGGCCACCGTCCCGGACGCCCCCTCCGTGGCGGTTCTCGACAACGGCGCTCACCAGGTGCGGGTGTGGCGCCGTCCGGACGACCCTGCCCTCCCCGGCCTGCGCGCTGCACTGGACCCCGTGGAGGTCAGTCGCTGGCTGCGAGACCTGGACGCCGGTGTGGCAGGGGAAGCCTCGGGCGTGCGGGTGCAGCTGCTCGGATACCGGCCCACGCGGCGTGCCGTGATCCGTGCTGAGAATGGCGTGACGTCGGCATCCGCTTTTCTCAAGGTCCTTCCACCGAACCGTTCCGCCCGCTTGATCCGGCGCCACCAGGTGCTCGACGACGCAGGGGTGCCTGCCCCGCGAGTGCTCGGAGAGCCAGTGCCAGGGGTGGTGGTCCTCGCGGCGATGACCGGTGTGCCACTGGCTGAAGCGATCGCCGGAGCCTCCGAGCGCCCGAGCGACCTGCCTGACCCGCAGGAACTGGTCACCTGGCTCGACGGGCTGCCGGAGACCGTGCTGTCCCTGCCGAAACGTGCCTCGTGGGTGGACCGGATCGACTTCCACGCCGAGGCAGCACGGGCTGCCCAGCCGGCGTCGGCCTCCCTGATCACCGAACTCGAGCGCGGGGTCCATGCGATCCTCGCTAGCCGGTCCGCCCCGGACACCGTGCCCACGCACGGCGACTTCTACGAAGCCAACGTGTTCACCACCCGCGGCCGGGTCTGCGGAGCGATCGACCTGGACTCTCTCGGCCCCGGTGCCCGGGAGGACGATCTGGCGACGATGTTGGGACACCTGAGTGTCCTGCCGACCCTCGCGCCCACGCGGTACCCGCACGTGGCCGAGCTCACCGAGGCCTGGTTTGCGTCGTTCGCCCGACGGGTCGATCCGGCGGTCTTGGCAGCGCGAGCGGCGGCCGTGGTCCTCTCCCTCGTGGCCGGGACCAATGTCGAGCTGGGACGAGCCCGGCTCGAGGTGGCGGGACGTTGGCTGGCGCGCGCACAGGACGAGCGGGGGAGCGCATGA
- a CDS encoding DUF6069 family protein has product MSPGPAGPYIPEMTMAIGAVLVAGLVSALLGWAAGAMLEHLTRRADTVWTITAADGAASVVVVALHLVVGTTLIIGLPARSRRGA; this is encoded by the coding sequence TTGTCGCCCGGCCCGGCGGGGCCGTACATACCCGAGATGACCATGGCAATCGGGGCGGTGCTCGTGGCCGGACTGGTCTCAGCGTTGCTCGGCTGGGCTGCCGGCGCCATGCTGGAACACCTCACCCGGCGCGCGGACACGGTGTGGACGATCACGGCTGCCGACGGCGCAGCCTCCGTGGTCGTGGTGGCGCTTCACCTGGTGGTGGGCACCACCCTGATCATCGGACTGCCGGCACGGTCCCGGCGCGGAGCCTGA